The sequence TGGGAATTAGTCTGGTCATATTCTTGTGTTTAAAGTAAGCACACGTCCTATATTCAACACTTGTGCAGAATGGCAGCAGAAATAGTAACATGCAATTAATTTAAAGCATGTACAAATGTTTGGGCTTTAAGTGCTAAAAATGTGAGAAAGAACATATCAAAAAGCATGATGCATCCTTCCAACCATTTCCATTCTATTATGATCCTGCCTGTTGACCCTAACTTATTCCTAAATGGCctatttcttaagaaaaactaaacaaagctgctcattttgaaaagaagttctttcctgtttcttccaaTACCTTTGTGAAACAAAATGTAGAGCTCCTtgttttgtaaaggaaaaaagaacattacTCCCCCTGCAAGTCATTTGCCTGCAGAGACTTAGAAGTGTAACTCCTGAGCTACAGTTTCTAGATCTGCTTATTTTAAACTGGgtgcagaggggagggaggagaggaagaacagttaaaaattaaaagtattaaaaaccTTCTGGAAAGACAATTGTCAAGATTCAGATATGGAAGTAGAAGCAGATTTAAGTTACAGAACTGTTAGAAAAGATATTATTAAAGACTTGGCAGGTTGTAATTCATCCCAGTCTTGTCAATCACCATTCTTGCCAGGctcaaaaattaaatgcatatgAGAAGTTTCTAGGTAGAAATTGTAGAACATTGTCACTCACCCACCCCCACACACCCGTTTTATGTCACACAGACAAAAGCTGAGATGAATGAGTTGTTGTCTGGCCCTTCCCACTTTGTATAGTCATTGGCTGGCTTGGAtctaaaaaggattttaaaaagggGGAATAATGTGCCTTTGGCTGGGATTTGAGACCTGTCAGGCTACTGGGAAGCTGATCTGTGAGCTGCCACCATGCAGATCTCTTGGGCTGTGTGCTCTGTCTGTGTCTTGATACAACTTGCATTTCGATCTGTGGAAGGGtggcaaatatttaaaaatgatgCTACAGAAATAATTCCTGAGATCACTGAGAACACAGAAACACCAATGGAGCCAATTTTCAGCAACAACACCATGAACCAAGCAAAGCATGGAGGAAGACACATACAACAAGCTCCAGACCCGAACGGTAAGAAAAATAACATCCTTGTTACTATTTGAATCCTAACAGGTTGGGATCTTTATTTAGGAAAACCTCTAGGTATGGACCTCATGCTGTAAGTGACAGGAAATGACATTTACTGCTGAAGAAGTATCAATGTAAACATCAGAAGGGATATACCAGAGTTTAGTGATAAGAAATCTGGTCTATCTACTGCTGAACAGCCCTTAGGTATTACAATATTTATTCCTGTTCTGCAGACACAACTCCAATCCATAAGAGAGCATTCCCATATTTCCCTGCATTTGGTCAAATGTTCATTTTTAGCAGCAATGCCAAACACAAGCTTTGTGAGAAGAGATGGAAGATAGGGAGTTAGGACCAGAGAAAGGTGGGTTTTAAGGAACTGTTCTGCTGGCAAACAGATATATTTGTTCTGACATATTTGTTCTCCAGACTGACATAGTTGGCTACCAAATGCACAGAGGTCAAACTTATATTTTTCACTGTTGAGGACTGCAGATCCAGGCTTCTTTTTCTGGGGATAACTGGCAGGGAattgtgttttcctgctgcacCTCCTGCAACAGAAGTATAAAACCATCACTAATGACTGAGGGCCAGAATTCTTCTGTTGAACTAAAAAGGAACCACCTTGTGCTCAGAAATAAGAATGGGCCTAAAAGACATAGCCTGCTATTTGTAAACTGCCCTGTGAGGACTTCCAGTGCAAATAGCTTTTCTGAGTTAAAACTAACCTTTTAGATAAAgttatttgaaaaaacaaactgtgTGTCTTTGAAACGAGTCAATTAGCCAAGCCTGTCACTTGGCAAAAGTGACACCTTCAAAAAAAGTGTTACTACAATTAGAAAGTTTTTATAAATCTTTAATGCTAAAAAATCTTGTATTTCCTAATGTTTCATTTGCCTGTAGCTATCCATtgagaaaaagggaggaaaaaaacccaaaacactgcAAGGTTCCTAATCATGCAGAAGATGCTTCAAGCCATATGAAGGAATTTATGTGAGATGTGGGATTATTTTGGACAGCAGTAAACTTAGAGAACCTAATGCCTGAAAAGTAGGAATTCCTTACCACTGTTGTAATCTGCTCATTCCCCTAACCTGTTACAAATCActtcagaaacactttttttgttgCAAAGGAATTTAAGTCTAGAGACAAGTTAAACTAGAGCAACAGGGACAGGTAAATACAAACAGGAAAACCCTATCAGAATTTCCCATGAAACCCCTGTTGCTGGGGTTACACTTCTGACACTCCACTGCAAACCTCCATAGCCCTGGTGTGGAATTTCCCTAGTGGCAAGAGAAGGATTTTATTCACCAATTTGTACACTGTACAAATCTGTATTTGTATAATGTACAATGTATTTGTACAACGTACATTTGTACATTTGCTAGAGCAGTCAAATATTCATTTTCAGGAGGTAAATCTGCCATTCCTGCCCAGCTTGTATCTAGCTCAGAGCTAGATAAACGTGCAGAGGAATGGAAAAGTGCTTACTCAGGGCAAGTGGTGAGGAATTAAATGGGTTTCTTGTTTGCAGATGCCTCCGACTTCAGCTGCAGGGAACTGCGAACCACGCGTTACCTCACCGAGGGGCTTTGCCGCAGCATCAAACCCGtcaaggagctgctctgctcgGGGCAGTGCCTCCCCTCACACCTCCTTCCCAATTCTATTGGTAGAGGGAAGTGGTGGCGTCAGAATTCCCTGGATTATCGCTGCATCCCTGCTCACAGCCGCACGCAGCGGATCCAGATGTCCTGTCCTGGAGAAGAGACTCGGACTTACAAATTCCGAGCTGTCACATCCTGCAAATGCAAACGCTACACCCGGTACCACAACCAGTCTGAGCTGAAGGACTTTGGGAAGGAAGCTGTCAGGCCTCAGAAAACCAAGAAACCTCGTCTGtccagagccaggagcagcaaATCTAATCAGCACGAGTTAGAAAATGCTTATTAGGAGGTGGCTCTTGAGTGCGGCGCTGGAGGTTTTACCAAGTGGCACTAAAGAGGCCACAGCATCGTGTGCTGACTGCAGTAGGTTCCGAGTCCTTCTGCTAAGCTGGGACAAAGGCTCACATAGTCCAAAATCTATCAGATTATAGCAGTGATGGTCTGATAAGAGACAGAGGTAAAACCAAGCTGGAGGTAGCAAAACCTTAATTCTGTCTAAGAGGAGAGGTACACCTTGGAGATCCACAGGAATCATGTGGCTTGTAGAAGCAGCGTGGCAGAGGAAAGTGAAGCTGTTGTGGTGACAATCACACTTTGTTAGAAAACATTCTACTTACTTTATGTGAAAAGAACACTGAGATCCCTTGCCCATATTTTTAAGTGCAGGACAAGCATGCCATTAGGGAAGCACAAGGAGAGTTACAACTCTCTGACTGAGTTCTACAAAGTTAGTGATAGGGATTTTATCCATTTTTGGTGACTTCAGTAAAATTTGTTGGGAAATTAATATCCTGCAGATGTTCTCATGCCCCAGTTGTTTCCTCTAAAACACAAGTATCAAAACATGGCACTGGTGTTCTCCAAACAATGGTGTGACAAATCCATTTCACACTCTCATTTAACAGACTGGAGGTTCAACAGATTAAAAACTGAGATTTGACAACTAAAACCAAATTTGTTTTAGGGACAATTAGTTTTAGGAACAATTAAACAAACTGTACAAAGTGGAGCAGATTTAAGAAATGGATGCTCCTCTCAAACCAAACAACCTCACTGATGTTTGTTCTGTAAACAGCTAACAATGTGCATAACTTGACATAAAATCTAATTATTATTCCTTATTTCCTAGAACACAAATGCCTACTATCAGCTTATAGATCTCAATTTACATTTTCTAGTCTGCAGAGTCTGAATAATACACACACTTTGTAGCACTAAGACTGTGCAAACCAGGTTGGGAGAGTAAGGTGCTGATTCTGCATTAAAAGTGAGCCTctgctaattttaaaaaagtcatGAATTCCTCTCAAAAAGTACTTGGTATGTGAAACTTTGGTAAGTCTTAGTTTGACAGCAACTTTCCTTTACTTAGCTT is a genomic window of Heliangelus exortis chromosome 29, bHelExo1.hap1, whole genome shotgun sequence containing:
- the SOST gene encoding sclerostin, with translation MQISWAVCSVCVLIQLAFRSVEGWQIFKNDATEIIPEITENTETPMEPIFSNNTMNQAKHGGRHIQQAPDPNDASDFSCRELRTTRYLTEGLCRSIKPVKELLCSGQCLPSHLLPNSIGRGKWWRQNSLDYRCIPAHSRTQRIQMSCPGEETRTYKFRAVTSCKCKRYTRYHNQSELKDFGKEAVRPQKTKKPRLSRARSSKSNQHELENAY